In Arthrobacter sp. CDRTa11, one DNA window encodes the following:
- a CDS encoding MFS transporter, which produces MTATLTAVKTSRGNVTALMIALLAACVAFQLNASMLSPALVTMGKELNTDQAVIGLSQTWFFTAAALFSLFLPRLSDIIGRKKILLGMMLLMAVGSVIAAMAPDVTWLFVGRIIQGVSGPTVPLCLIMLRSAVSSPRKYGTLMGLITAVNGGVAGVDSFVGGYFAEHFGFRSIFWLMVVLALVATALIALLAGESKPAAGTSMDWLGVFFIVVAVGALLTALNEGSKLVGAFSAGTLMLALGLVAVAAVAFLAFWRTEKRAKEPMVETVHLRQRSTWAPLLTTTLTMTGIFAVINGIVPAYVQAAGPGFGVGPTEMSLIILTPYALLGWVVGPLSGKLAPVLGYTKVLRIGMLGSIAALAIIAFFGLSSLPMMIAGTVLLGIMYAGTVNIMLNGLGVVLSPAGNPGFLPGMNAGAFNLGAGLSFLVLPAVLVATSALGDAKASYLTVVVVGLAITVAAFAASLLIPKPVEAEVAE; this is translated from the coding sequence ATGACTGCCACCCTTACAGCCGTCAAGACAAGCCGCGGCAACGTCACCGCGCTCATGATCGCCCTGCTCGCCGCATGCGTGGCGTTCCAGCTCAACGCCTCCATGCTGAGCCCTGCCCTGGTCACCATGGGCAAGGAGCTGAACACGGACCAGGCTGTTATTGGCCTGTCCCAGACCTGGTTCTTCACCGCGGCCGCCCTGTTCTCCCTCTTCCTGCCGCGCCTGAGCGACATCATCGGCCGGAAGAAGATCCTGCTCGGCATGATGCTGCTGATGGCCGTTGGCTCCGTCATCGCAGCTATGGCCCCGGACGTCACCTGGCTCTTTGTGGGCCGGATCATCCAGGGTGTCAGCGGCCCCACCGTGCCGCTCTGCCTGATCATGCTGCGCTCCGCCGTCAGCAGCCCGCGCAAGTACGGCACGCTGATGGGCCTCATCACCGCCGTCAATGGCGGCGTGGCCGGCGTTGACTCATTCGTGGGCGGCTACTTTGCCGAACACTTCGGCTTCCGCAGCATCTTCTGGCTGATGGTGGTGCTGGCGCTCGTGGCCACCGCCCTGATCGCCCTCCTGGCTGGTGAGAGCAAGCCAGCGGCCGGAACCAGCATGGACTGGCTGGGTGTGTTCTTCATCGTTGTTGCCGTGGGTGCGCTCCTCACCGCCCTCAACGAAGGCTCCAAACTGGTGGGCGCTTTCTCGGCCGGAACACTGATGCTGGCCCTCGGACTGGTGGCCGTTGCCGCCGTCGCGTTCCTTGCTTTCTGGCGGACCGAGAAACGCGCCAAAGAGCCCATGGTGGAAACGGTGCACCTTCGCCAGCGTTCCACGTGGGCGCCGCTGCTGACCACCACGCTGACCATGACGGGCATCTTCGCCGTGATCAACGGCATCGTCCCCGCCTATGTACAGGCAGCCGGCCCGGGGTTCGGCGTCGGTCCCACGGAAATGTCGCTCATCATCCTCACTCCGTACGCCCTGCTGGGCTGGGTGGTGGGTCCGCTCAGCGGCAAGCTGGCGCCCGTGCTGGGCTACACCAAGGTTCTGCGCATCGGCATGCTGGGCAGCATCGCCGCCCTGGCCATCATCGCGTTCTTCGGCCTGAGCAGCCTGCCGATGATGATCGCCGGAACGGTCTTGCTGGGCATCATGTACGCCGGTACGGTCAACATCATGCTGAATGGACTCGGAGTTGTCCTCTCGCCGGCAGGAAACCCTGGCTTCCTGCCGGGCATGAACGCCGGTGCCTTTAATCTGGGCGCCGGCCTGAGCTTCCTGGTGCTGCCGGCCGTTCTGGTGGCCACGTCAGCTCTGGGCGACGCCAAGGCGTCCTACCTCACCGTGGTGGTGGTTGGCCTGGCCATAACCGTTGCGGCCTTCGCGGCGTCGCTGCTGATCCCCAAACCCGTTGAGGCTGAGGTGGCCGAATGA